The DNA sequence CTGGTGGGTTTGGCAACCTATGATATTTTCAAAAAAGCGGAATCAGGTAACTTTAGCGCGGGTATTGACGTCCGTGGTTTAAAAGAAAAGGGTGTCGATTGGGCTTTAGATGAATATAACCGTGCACTGGTAACGCCTGAGATGGAAGCTGAAATTAACAGTGTTAAAGCTAAAATAGTAACAGGTGAGATTGTAGTACATGACTATATGGCCGATAACAGCTGCCAGTATTAAAACTCATGTGTAAAAAAGCTAAATGATCAAGCTTCCTTGCCCGCAATGGTAAGAGAGCTTTTTTAATTATTGATACCCAAATTATTTAAAGATGCTGATTCCTGGATCTTCAAGTAATTTGGGTATAAATACTATTAGCGATAGTAAAGAGAAAAGAGAAAATAGTTATGTCTACAGTGTCCAATGAGCAACGGTTTGCCTTAGAGTTACGGGGTATCGATAAAAGATTCGGTGCTGTTCATGCCAATAACAATATTGACCTGCAAGTTCCTGTTGGCACCATTCACGGTATTATCGGAGAAAATGGTGCGGGAAAGTCCACGTTGATGAATATTATTTACGGATTTTATATCGCTGACGCGGGTGAAATTAAGATTGAAGGCATTCCCCGAAAACTGTTAAGTTCTAAGGAAGCAATCAGTTATGGCATTGGGATGGTGCATCAGCATTTTATGTTGATTGACAACTTCAGTGTACTTGAGAATGTGATTTTAGGGGCTGAAAATGGCCCGTTATTAAAACCCAGCTTAGCAGCGGCCCGCACCGAACTCGAACGTCTTGCCAAAGAATATCAACTTGATGTGCCCATTGATGCCTTGATTGAAGATTTGCCTGTGGGTTTACAGCAGCGGGTGGAGATTTTAAAAGCCTTATATCGGGGCGCTAAAATTCTTATTTTAGATGAACCTACCGGCGTATTAACCCCTCAGGAAACGGAACACCTGTTTCATATTTTTGATGCCCTGCGTCGTGAAGGTGTCACTATTATACTGATCACGCATAAATTAAGAGAGATTCTGGCGGCGACTGATAATGTGTCGGTTATGCGGCAAGGGGCGATGGTCGCCCATAGAAAAACGGCGGACACCAATAAAGAAGAATTAGCTGAGTTAATGGTGGGGCGTAAGGTCAGGTTAAAAGTTGATAAAAAGGTCGCTAACCCTAAACAAATATTATTATCGACTGATCAGCTAACCTACACCGATCAGATGGGGGTGGATCGACTTAAGTCTGTTTCAATAAACATTAAAGCCGGTGAAATTGTGGGTATTGCGGGTGTCTCTGGCAATGGGCAATCGGAATTAATCAATATGTTAGCAGGCCTATTGACCCCAACCAGTGGTAGTATCAGCATCGGTAATACTCACATAGATGCCGGTCACCCGGCAACTCCAGATAGTATTCGTCAATTAAGAGTTGGTCATATTCCTGAAGATAGGCTGACAATGGGCTTGATTAAATCTTTTTCTGCCGAAGAGTCTGCGATTCTAGGTCATCAGAACCAGCCTAAATACAATGGTAAGATACTGAATAAATTAAAGGTTATTACTCAGGAATGTACCCGATTAATGAAAGAATGGGATGTTCGTCCGCAAAACCCCAAACTGCGCAGTTCATTATTTTCCGGTGGTAATCAACAAAAATTGATTATTGCGCGCGAAGTAGACCAAAACCCCAATATATTACTGATTGGCCAACCCACACGCGGCGTAGATATTGGTGCAATAGAGTTTATTCATAAACGTATTGTCGAGTTACGTGATAAAGGTAAAGGGATCTTACTCGTTTCAGTGGAGTTGGATGAAATTATGACCTTAGCTGACCGGATTATTGTGATGTTTGATGGCCATATTGTTGGTGAAGTGAGTGCTGCGCAAGCCAACGAGAAAATTCTTGGCATGATGATGGCCAATATTATGCCTGATGAATTACAGGCAACAACAGGAGGCAAGCAATGAATGACTCAAAAATACCGGTATGGGTCAATGTGTTTGTCCTGCCTATGGTTAATATTCTATTAGCCTTTGCATTTTCTGCCATTATTTTTATTGCCGTTGACGTTGATCCTATTGAAGCTGCTCAGGTGATGATCCGCGGAGCTTTCGGGTATCAGGAAGGTATTGGTTATACCTTGTATTATGCAACTAACTTTATGTTTACTGGGCTTGCCGTGGCAGTGGCTTTCTCTGCTGGCCTGTTTAATATTGGGGGCGAAGGTCAGGCATATATGGGGGGGCTGGGTGTCGGTATCGCCTGTCTGGCGCTCGACAGCAGTTTACCTTTTTGGGCTATTTTACCTATTACCATGTTTGCCAGTATGGCTTTTGGCGCATTATGGGCATTGATACCCGCCTATTTACAGGCCTATCGCGGTAGTCATATTGTTATTACGACTATTATGTTTAACTTTATTGCTGCCTCATTGATGGTTTATTTGATGGTCAATGTGTTTAAGCTTGACGGGCAAATGGCGCCTGTCTCCCGTATTATTGAAGACAGTGCCAAGCTGCCTATGTTTCATGAGATGGCGGCCTGGATCGATTGGTCATTTGAATCTTCACCGCTCAATCTGAGCTTCTTTATTGCTTTGGTCTGTTGCCTGTTAGTGTGGATCTTATTATGGCGCACCCGGTGGGGCTACGCGATTCGCGCCATGGGATCCAGTCCAACGGCTGCTGAGTATGGCGGTATAAATTATAAAAAACTGACGATAATAGTGATGCTTATTTCCGGTGCGCTATCGGGTTTGTTAGGTATTAATGAGGTGCAAGGTTATAGCCATCAGTTGAAACTGGATTTTGTGGCAGGTTATGGTTTTACCGGTATTGCGGTTTGCCTGATTGGCCGTAACCATCCCGTTGGTATTATTCTGGCCAGCTTATTATTTGGTGTTCTTTATCAGGGGGGGGCTGAACTGTCCTTTGATTTCCCGAATATCGATAGAGAGATGATTCAGGTCATACAGGCCTTAGTTGTTTTATTTAGTGGTGCACTCGCCTTTATGCTGGTAAAACCCACGGAGCATTTTTTTGTCTTTCTGGATAAACGTAAAACATTATCCCTTAAGCAGACAAATCCGGAGACTTAAATTATGTATGAAAATCTGATTTTAATCTTAGATGCCACCTTAAGAGTCTCTACTCCTCTGATATTAGCGGCACTGGCAGGGCTTTTTTCTGAACGCTCCGGCATTGTTAATATTGCCTTAGAAGGTAAAATATTGTTTGCAGCCTTTGCTGCCGCTGCCGCAGCCTCCGTAACAGGATCTGTTTGGCTGGGATTGCTCAGTGCAATAGCTGTTGCTTGTAGTTTGTCTATGCTGCACGGATTTGCATCTATTACCCACAAAGGTGATCAAATTGTTTCGGGGGTCGCTATTAATATGCTGGCAGTCGGCTTGACGGTTACCTTGGGTCGTTATTGGTTTGGTCTTGGCGGGCAGACACCTGCATTGCTTGATTCGCAACGTTTTCTGCCGATCACGCTTCCAGGTGCTGACGCACTGGCCGATGTGCCTGTATTGGGTTTGTTATACAGTGAATTGATATCTGGTCATAATATTATTGTCTACATGGCATTATTGTCAGTACCCATATGCTGGTGGGTGATCTTTAAAACCCGATTTGGACTGCGCCTTAGAGCGGCAGGGGAAAATCCTCATGCGGTAGATACAGCCGGTATATCAGTTGCCTGGATTCGTTATCGCGCCTTGCTGGTGGCAGGTCTGTTAACCGGGATTGCAGGGGCTTATTTATCAACGGCACACAGTGCGGGTTTTGTGCCTAACATGAGCGCAGGTAAAGGCTTTATAGCACTAGCGGCATTGATTTTTGGTAAATGGCGTCCGGTACCCGTGTTATTTGGCTGTTTACTTTTTGGGTTTTTAGATGCAGTGGCTATCCGTTTACAGGGGACTGAACTACCCATTATTGGCGAAATACCGGTGCAGTTAATTGAGGTGTTACCTTATATTCTGACTGTCCTGTTATTGGCTGGTTTTATAGGCCGAGCGGTGGGCCCAAAAGCCGTTGGTATACCCTATGTGAAGTCCCGTTAATTATATGCCCCTTATTTTAGAATACGGGAGCTAGAATATGGGGGCATTTAAGTCGTTTTGAAAAGAGTTGATGGTCAGCGGCAGGCGTAACCTTTTAAGCTTGCTATACGACTAAAGCTGAATTAATAACACTGCATACTCTATGCAGTGTTTATTGTCAGCGGCAGGCTTAACCTTTTAACCTTTTAAGCTTGCTAGAGCGACTAAAGCCGAATTAATAGCAATGCATACTCTATGCAGGTAGAATCGCCACCAAAATATAAGCAACTATTGAGAGAGTGATTTCGTGACCCAACAAAAAATTGAATTATTGGCCCCCGGTGGTGATGTAGACGCGATTAAAGCCGCTATTTTGGCCGGTGCAAATGCCGTCTATTGCGGCTTAGATACTTTTAATGCGCGCAACCGCGCAGCCAATCTTTCATTTGATGAATTAGTCGGTGTGATAGGGCTTGCCCATCAATACGAGTGTGAAGTTTTTTTAACCTTAAATATTGTTATTTTAGAGCATGAAATAGCCGGTATCGTTAAATTACTTAACCAATTAGTGAATACCGATGTAGATGGCATTATTGTTCAGGATTTAGGGGTGTTTAATCTGGTCAAGAAACATTTTCCCAGCCTTAAGATACATGCATCAACGCAGTTGACTACCCATAATGAGGGGCAAATATTATTCCTCTCCAAAATAGGCGCAACAAGAGCGAATTTGTCACGCGAATTGAATCTTGGCGAGATAAAAAGTTTAACCACAGTCGCCCATGAGAACGCCGTGCTGACTGAAGTCTTTGTACACGGCGCGTTATGTATTGCATTCTCCGGGCAATGTTATTCAAGCTCCGTTAGTGTGGGTAATTCTGGTAATCGTGGTCGCTGCAGTCAGGCATGCCGGGATGAGTATGAAGTCACTGCTGCGGGTAATAAATTCCCACTTAATTTAAAAGATAATTCAGCTTATTTTGATCTCCCTGAATTGGTTGATGCAGGGGTTGATTCCTTAAAGATTGAAGGGCGTATTAAAGGGGCTCAGTATGTGCATACCGTGGTTGATACCTGGCGCCAGCAGATTGACGCGTTTGTAAAAAGCGGTAAACTATTAGACGATGATTCAAGTCTGTATAAAGTCTTTAACCGTGATTTTACCAACTCGTTTTTAAAAGGTAACCTCACTAAAGATATGTTTATCGATAATCCCCGCGATAATAGTTTTCAGCATGCTAATGATCAAAATAATGCGATATCGGTAGTACAAATCCAAGAGGTTCAACAAACACTTTCCACGGAAAAAAATGAAATAGGCAGCTTGGTTGCCGAAAAAATAAAACATCTCACTATTGCCAAAACAGCCCTTTCAATGGCTTTTTCAGCAAAACTGAATAAGCCCTTGGTGGTCACCGTTAAGCGTGATGATAAAATGTTTTTGGTTGAGTCTGAAATGCAATTAATAGCGGCAGACCAATCCCCTGTTGATCAGGTAGCTATCGAAAAACGCTTTAAAAGTTTTAAAAATAGTGAATATAATCTTCAAGACTTTGATTTTGATGATTTTGATTCAGGTTTAAGCCTTCCTTTTAAAGAACTCACTAAGATAAAAAATAAAGTGGCTTTTTTATTAAATGATTCAATTGCAATTATCCCGCCAGTGACCTTGCCGGCACTTAAAAAGCATCCTAAAAAAGAGGGCAAACCGACCTTATCAATACTAATAAGTAATGAGAAGGATCTGCACCTTTGTGATGTGACCGACGCTGATATCTACTTTAAATTACCGGAAAGCTTTAAAAAGAATTGCACTAAGTTTATTAAACTCTTTTTACAAAACCCGAGACTCATTCCCTGGTTTCCGGCAGTATTAATAGGTAAAGATTATCTGGAAGCGGTGAAGATTTTAGAGCAGGTAAAACCTCAACGTATTGTGACGAATAATACCGGTGTTGCCTATCAGGCAAATGCGCTGAATATTGAGTGGATAGCGGGGCCTTTTTTAAATACGACCAATTCTTATGCTCTATTGACGCTGCAGGAAGATCTTAATTGTTCAGGTGCGTTTATTTCTAACGAAATTAATCGTAATCAAATTAAAAATATCGCCCGCCCTGAAAACTTTAAACTGTTATACAGTATCTATCATCCGATTTTGATGATGACCAGCCGGCAGTGTTTCTTTCAGCAAACCGTAGGCTGTAATAAACCCGCCATTGAAGACGGCTGTATGCTCAAATGTGAAAAAGCGACAACCATCACCAATGTAAAAGGATTCTCTTTTGCTGTTGATAAACAGAAGGGCGGATACCCGAGTATTTACAATGATGAACAATTCTTAAATTTTGATGTTGTGAGCGATTTTTCCGATTTATTCGATGAGTTTTTTATAGACTTAACCGATATTGGTGCAGGCTCAAAAGCGCAGCAGGATAAGGTCGCTTTAATTGGACATTTTGAAAATCTGCTGGCAGGGGTAGAAGAAGCGCAAGATCAACTTGACCAGAGGGTGACGGTTTCAACCAATGCGCAGTACAGGCAGGGGTTATAAAATAATAGCAAACGCATTTAAGATGTGAGCTTGCATAACATTAAACCAGCGAAAGCTGGTTTTTTTATATCTTAATTTTGCGAAGGCACAGTGTAGAAAAAATAGTTGAGTGCTTGCACCAATTCCATTCATTAGGTGGTTCTGTTCAGGCGCAGGTAAAGGCATGTAAGCAGAGCATTGATTGCAGTAACTAGTGTCTTAGGACTTGATTTTTTTATACACTTACGACTGAATTTCATCATGAATCCTTTAATCGTCAAGGCGATGAATAATTATATTGTGTATGTCAACTTTTTCCGGTTACCACTAATTATAGCTTTTGCCCGCCCGAAGACGGGATTCCAATTTAGAGTGCCACTTAACCGCGGGATTTTGTGTGTTTTCGGAACTGATCCTTTAGGCTCGGCGCTTGCTAGTCCCTCATTACTTTGTTATACCAAAAGCATTAAGTTTATGATCACTTGCTTCAAAGGAAAAATTGACGTCCACAAAGGTGTCAGGATAAATTTGAATAGTAAATCTGATCTCTGTATTAATGTGTTTGGTATTATTAGTAGGAAGCATTCTATGCACCGCAAACAGCGGCAATTGGTGCGCACCTTACGGGTTATTCTATCGCCAATTTTGCATTTAAAGATTATGAACATATAGTTGTGAAGGTTAGTTGAGGATGGAATAACTTTAGGTATTATGTATAAAAGGTAAAAACACTTTGCCAAAGAAAGTGGGCAAATCTGATGACTTAATTAATACGTTTGGTATGACAGGCATAAAAAACCATCAATAAGCTGGTTTATTCTTTTACTTAAATAAATTTAGATTAAGCTGGAACACCCTATTATTAGTGATCTGCTTTTTCTGTATTTAATTGTTAAGTAAATGGTGGCTAAACCAAGAGTTGAACTTGGGACCCCATCATTATGAGTGATGTGCTCTAACCAGCTGAGCTATTTAGCCATTCTTAACTTTACAGTGTAACCTTTGCTGCTGAGG is a window from the Psychromonas ingrahamii 37 genome containing:
- a CDS encoding ABC transporter permease, with product MNDSKIPVWVNVFVLPMVNILLAFAFSAIIFIAVDVDPIEAAQVMIRGAFGYQEGIGYTLYYATNFMFTGLAVAVAFSAGLFNIGGEGQAYMGGLGVGIACLALDSSLPFWAILPITMFASMAFGALWALIPAYLQAYRGSHIVITTIMFNFIAASLMVYLMVNVFKLDGQMAPVSRIIEDSAKLPMFHEMAAWIDWSFESSPLNLSFFIALVCCLLVWILLWRTRWGYAIRAMGSSPTAAEYGGINYKKLTIIVMLISGALSGLLGINEVQGYSHQLKLDFVAGYGFTGIAVCLIGRNHPVGIILASLLFGVLYQGGAELSFDFPNIDREMIQVIQALVVLFSGALAFMLVKPTEHFFVFLDKRKTLSLKQTNPET
- a CDS encoding ABC transporter ATP-binding protein, whose protein sequence is MSTVSNEQRFALELRGIDKRFGAVHANNNIDLQVPVGTIHGIIGENGAGKSTLMNIIYGFYIADAGEIKIEGIPRKLLSSKEAISYGIGMVHQHFMLIDNFSVLENVILGAENGPLLKPSLAAARTELERLAKEYQLDVPIDALIEDLPVGLQQRVEILKALYRGAKILILDEPTGVLTPQETEHLFHIFDALRREGVTIILITHKLREILAATDNVSVMRQGAMVAHRKTADTNKEELAELMVGRKVRLKVDKKVANPKQILLSTDQLTYTDQMGVDRLKSVSINIKAGEIVGIAGVSGNGQSELINMLAGLLTPTSGSISIGNTHIDAGHPATPDSIRQLRVGHIPEDRLTMGLIKSFSAEESAILGHQNQPKYNGKILNKLKVITQECTRLMKEWDVRPQNPKLRSSLFSGGNQQKLIIAREVDQNPNILLIGQPTRGVDIGAIEFIHKRIVELRDKGKGILLVSVELDEIMTLADRIIVMFDGHIVGEVSAAQANEKILGMMMANIMPDELQATTGGKQ
- a CDS encoding ABC transporter permease codes for the protein MYENLILILDATLRVSTPLILAALAGLFSERSGIVNIALEGKILFAAFAAAAAASVTGSVWLGLLSAIAVACSLSMLHGFASITHKGDQIVSGVAINMLAVGLTVTLGRYWFGLGGQTPALLDSQRFLPITLPGADALADVPVLGLLYSELISGHNIIVYMALLSVPICWWVIFKTRFGLRLRAAGENPHAVDTAGISVAWIRYRALLVAGLLTGIAGAYLSTAHSAGFVPNMSAGKGFIALAALIFGKWRPVPVLFGCLLFGFLDAVAIRLQGTELPIIGEIPVQLIEVLPYILTVLLLAGFIGRAVGPKAVGIPYVKSR
- a CDS encoding peptidase U32 family protein encodes the protein MTQQKIELLAPGGDVDAIKAAILAGANAVYCGLDTFNARNRAANLSFDELVGVIGLAHQYECEVFLTLNIVILEHEIAGIVKLLNQLVNTDVDGIIVQDLGVFNLVKKHFPSLKIHASTQLTTHNEGQILFLSKIGATRANLSRELNLGEIKSLTTVAHENAVLTEVFVHGALCIAFSGQCYSSSVSVGNSGNRGRCSQACRDEYEVTAAGNKFPLNLKDNSAYFDLPELVDAGVDSLKIEGRIKGAQYVHTVVDTWRQQIDAFVKSGKLLDDDSSLYKVFNRDFTNSFLKGNLTKDMFIDNPRDNSFQHANDQNNAISVVQIQEVQQTLSTEKNEIGSLVAEKIKHLTIAKTALSMAFSAKLNKPLVVTVKRDDKMFLVESEMQLIAADQSPVDQVAIEKRFKSFKNSEYNLQDFDFDDFDSGLSLPFKELTKIKNKVAFLLNDSIAIIPPVTLPALKKHPKKEGKPTLSILISNEKDLHLCDVTDADIYFKLPESFKKNCTKFIKLFLQNPRLIPWFPAVLIGKDYLEAVKILEQVKPQRIVTNNTGVAYQANALNIEWIAGPFLNTTNSYALLTLQEDLNCSGAFISNEINRNQIKNIARPENFKLLYSIYHPILMMTSRQCFFQQTVGCNKPAIEDGCMLKCEKATTITNVKGFSFAVDKQKGGYPSIYNDEQFLNFDVVSDFSDLFDEFFIDLTDIGAGSKAQQDKVALIGHFENLLAGVEEAQDQLDQRVTVSTNAQYRQGL